A DNA window from Sediminitomix flava contains the following coding sequences:
- a CDS encoding Na+/H+ antiporter NhaC family protein, translating to MKALLKISPILVLAGFILSGFDILIAAPLATIYAAFVAAFTEKLNTQTIINAAVDNVKEMQIVFFILMCAYVMAEAFMATGVGASIINISLDLGITGRSVAVVGLVVTSLLSIATGTSWGTFAACAPVFLWLSHILGGDVILTIAAIAGGSCFGDNIGLISDTTVVSSGIQKVEVIDRIRHQGVWSALVLLFGVIAFYIAGFTMDLPSQPGDAHSAISSIPDEAWVSLQEKRASAVTLLEQVKEGMPYYMSLPLIIVLVAAFRGMSTLLCLFLGIISSLCFGLLQGTVSDVNSFLELMYNGFSSAGSWVIVMMMWIGAFGGIMLKMNAFEPIAKLVIKASRSVRQLMFYNGTLSILGNAALADEMAQIVTIGPILKDIVDKNVEGDEQSLYKLRLRNATFNDALGVFGSQLIPWHVYIGFYIGIASAVYPLYEFTALDIIKYNFMAMIAVMSILLLTLTGFDRFIPLFKLPSEPSVRLKNKK from the coding sequence ATGAAAGCTCTTTTAAAGATTAGCCCCATTTTAGTTTTAGCGGGATTTATCTTATCTGGATTTGATATTTTAATTGCTGCACCTCTTGCTACAATTTATGCAGCATTTGTAGCTGCTTTTACTGAAAAGCTGAACACACAAACTATTATAAATGCAGCTGTTGATAATGTCAAAGAAATGCAGATTGTGTTTTTCATTTTAATGTGTGCTTATGTAATGGCAGAAGCTTTTATGGCAACTGGCGTTGGCGCTTCTATCATAAATATCTCTCTAGACCTCGGAATCACAGGAAGATCCGTTGCGGTAGTCGGGTTAGTCGTGACCTCTCTTCTTTCAATAGCGACAGGAACTAGTTGGGGAACATTCGCTGCTTGTGCCCCTGTCTTCTTGTGGCTAAGTCATATTCTTGGCGGCGATGTGATACTCACTATTGCGGCAATTGCAGGTGGTTCATGCTTTGGTGATAACATTGGACTAATTTCAGACACAACCGTTGTTAGCTCTGGTATTCAAAAAGTAGAAGTAATAGATAGAATCAGACACCAAGGTGTATGGTCTGCACTTGTATTATTATTTGGTGTTATTGCATTTTATATCGCAGGTTTCACAATGGATCTACCATCACAGCCTGGTGATGCTCACAGTGCAATAAGCTCAATACCTGATGAAGCTTGGGTTAGTTTACAAGAAAAAAGAGCATCAGCTGTCACTCTTTTGGAACAAGTAAAAGAAGGTATGCCATATTATATGTCTCTCCCACTTATTATTGTACTTGTAGCCGCATTCAGAGGAATGTCCACCCTACTATGCTTATTTTTAGGAATTATATCTTCTTTATGTTTTGGCTTACTACAAGGCACTGTTTCAGATGTAAATTCATTCTTAGAATTGATGTACAATGGTTTCTCTAGTGCAGGTTCTTGGGTAATTGTAATGATGATGTGGATCGGTGCTTTTGGTGGAATTATGCTAAAAATGAATGCATTTGAGCCAATAGCAAAACTTGTAATTAAAGCATCAAGAAGTGTACGTCAACTAATGTTTTACAATGGAACACTTTCTATTTTAGGTAATGCAGCATTAGCCGATGAAATGGCACAAATTGTAACTATAGGTCCAATTCTTAAAGATATTGTGGATAAAAATGTAGAAGGAGATGAACAAAGCCTCTATAAACTTAGGCTTAGAAATGCCACTTTCAATGATGCATTGGGTGTTTTTGGCTCCCAGCTAATACCTTGGCATGTATACATTGGTTTTTATATTGGTATTGCAAGTGCTGTTTATCCACTCTACGAATTCACTGCTTTAGATATCATTAAATATAACTTCATGGCAATGATAGCTGTTATGAGCATACTTCTACTCACACTTACAGGATTTGACCGCTTTATTCCTTTATTTAAGCTTCCATCTGAACCTAGTGTCAGATTGAAAAATAAAAAGTAA
- a CDS encoding cob(I)yrinic acid a,c-diamide adenosyltransferase, translating into MKVYTKTGDKGQTSLFGGKRVSKSHIRIDAYGTVDELNSYIGLLSDFPVNTDRKAFLKEVQDRLFTLGSELAADPDKPKLKKPDLLVEDIELLETEIDKMDENLEPLKYFVLPGGHQHVSFCHIARTVCRRAERLCIGVEEVEGNLEPLIFQYLNRLSDYLFVLSRAMGKELKADEIYWVPRGN; encoded by the coding sequence ATGAAAGTATATACTAAAACAGGAGATAAAGGACAGACTTCTTTATTTGGAGGGAAAAGAGTTTCTAAGTCACATATAAGAATTGATGCTTATGGGACAGTTGATGAACTTAATTCATACATAGGGTTACTCAGTGACTTTCCGGTTAATACTGACAGAAAGGCTTTTCTTAAAGAAGTTCAGGATAGACTTTTTACTTTGGGAAGTGAATTAGCGGCTGATCCTGATAAACCAAAATTAAAGAAACCAGACTTATTAGTAGAGGATATAGAGCTTTTAGAGACTGAAATAGATAAGATGGATGAAAATCTTGAGCCATTAAAATATTTTGTACTTCCAGGAGGTCATCAACACGTTTCTTTTTGCCATATAGCACGAACGGTTTGTAGAAGAGCAGAAAGACTTTGTATTGGAGTTGAAGAAGTGGAAGGTAATTTAGAGCCTTTAATTTTTCAATATTTAAATAGACTTTCTGATTATCTATTTGTGCTTTCAAGAGCAATGGGGAAAGAATTGAAAGCAGACGAAATTTATTGGGTACCTAGAGGGAATTAA
- the cas6 gene encoding CRISPR-associated endoribonuclease Cas6, whose product MRIRVIFSLKNKGAVLPFHHQKLIGSLIKDVLGNEYPEDEVLYSYSGLKGQTKVGREGLHYFSKRVTIVFTALSEDFLQLLIKKFFSQPYWTLGNLILLPERVEKEGVPSFSEAVKFLCISPLVILDTPSNTRNKEFIYPTLDEFSDYLYESTMHRMERSGKFTAEEISSFYRFQIVPDKGYLERIARQEKKFARIYTLIIDGSIKEVRGYTFPFELYADPRVQEFIFTCGFGELTHKGFGMLDVPESLSTEREVIYEDKNIDS is encoded by the coding sequence TTGAGGATTAGAGTTATTTTTAGTCTTAAAAACAAGGGAGCTGTTTTGCCATTTCATCACCAAAAACTGATTGGCTCTCTGATCAAGGATGTTCTAGGTAATGAATATCCAGAAGATGAGGTGCTATACAGTTATTCTGGTTTGAAAGGTCAGACAAAAGTGGGTAGAGAAGGATTGCATTACTTCTCTAAACGAGTGACTATTGTATTTACAGCACTAAGCGAAGATTTCCTACAACTATTGATCAAGAAGTTCTTCTCTCAGCCATATTGGACACTAGGTAACTTGATCTTATTGCCAGAGCGTGTTGAGAAGGAAGGAGTTCCTAGTTTTAGTGAAGCCGTTAAATTCCTATGTATTTCTCCATTGGTAATTTTAGATACGCCAAGTAATACTAGAAATAAAGAATTTATTTATCCTACGCTAGATGAATTCTCAGATTATCTATACGAATCAACTATGCATCGTATGGAGAGGTCTGGTAAGTTCACAGCGGAAGAGATTTCATCTTTCTATAGATTCCAAATAGTTCCAGATAAAGGGTATCTTGAGCGTATTGCTCGTCAAGAGAAGAAGTTCGCTCGTATATATACTCTAATTATTGATGGCAGCATCAAGGAAGTAAGAGGATATACATTCCCATTTGAGTTATATGCAGACCCTAGAGTACAAGAATTTATCTTTACTTGTGGATTTGGGGAGTTAACTCACAAAGGTTTTGGAATGCTTGACGTTCCGGAGTCTTTATCTACAGAGCGAGAAGTAATCTATGAAGATAAAAATATTGATAGTTAA
- the asnB gene encoding asparagine synthase (glutamine-hydrolyzing), with protein sequence MCGITGIFAFNELGRLHAIHLPEATNSLHHRGPDMGSTFTDYHVGLGHRRLSILDLSEGASQPMTDESGRYTIVFNGEIYNFNELKQELAGQGIQFKTTSDTEVLLYLYITEKEKCVERLNGFFAFAVYDKEEESLFIARDRFGIKPLLYFLDEDKLIFASEMATLLKYHIPKELDEESMYHYFCLSYIPAPHTIFKNIFKLEPGHYLEVKKGQVQKKAYYAIAEREEKKRAEMRGMSYEDAQKELLERLEKSVADRLISDVPIGAFLSGGIDSSAIVALASRQTEHLNTFSIGFKDQPMFDETKYAQMVADKYKTNHTAFSLTTDDLFTHLFELMDFFGEPFADASSIPFYILSQETRKHVTVALSGDGADEIFAGYNKYQAEYKMRENSLKARLLMNALPLLKPLPKSRHTYLTNKFRQLHKFSEAMHMLPAERYWYLCCWTSENQVDQLLSKSVRSRLEQSILGRRKSDFTSLVQGNAFNEVLLADMNLLLPNDMLQKADSMSMGNALEVRVPFLDHNVVEFAFGLPDHYKLNGSQKKRVLRDAVKPLLPPELYNRPKHGFEVPLKDAYKKQLRHWIEHEALNDGFIEEQGIFSVEYIRNVKNQIFHQKYFDHNQVWAILAFQYWWKGTFG encoded by the coding sequence ATGTGTGGTATAACTGGAATTTTTGCATTTAATGAGTTAGGTCGGCTTCATGCTATTCACCTTCCTGAAGCTACAAATAGTCTTCACCATAGAGGCCCAGATATGGGAAGCACTTTTACTGATTATCATGTAGGACTCGGACACAGACGACTTTCTATATTAGATTTATCTGAAGGAGCTTCTCAACCAATGACTGATGAGAGTGGACGATATACGATTGTATTCAATGGTGAAATCTATAATTTTAATGAATTAAAGCAAGAGCTAGCAGGACAGGGAATACAGTTTAAAACTACCTCTGATACCGAAGTCTTACTATACCTATATATCACTGAAAAAGAAAAGTGTGTAGAACGACTTAATGGCTTCTTTGCTTTTGCTGTTTATGATAAGGAAGAAGAATCGTTATTCATAGCAAGGGATCGATTTGGTATAAAGCCATTGCTTTATTTTCTAGATGAAGATAAACTCATTTTTGCTTCAGAAATGGCTACTTTACTCAAGTACCATATTCCTAAAGAGCTAGATGAGGAATCAATGTACCATTATTTCTGCCTTAGCTATATTCCTGCTCCACACACTATTTTTAAGAATATTTTTAAGCTAGAGCCAGGACATTATTTAGAGGTTAAGAAAGGACAGGTTCAGAAAAAGGCATATTATGCAATAGCTGAAAGAGAGGAAAAGAAACGCGCTGAAATGCGTGGAATGAGTTATGAAGATGCTCAAAAAGAATTATTAGAGCGTTTGGAGAAGTCAGTAGCTGATAGATTGATTTCAGATGTTCCGATTGGGGCATTCTTGAGTGGAGGAATAGACTCTTCAGCTATCGTAGCTTTGGCATCGAGGCAAACTGAACATTTGAATACTTTTTCGATTGGTTTCAAAGATCAACCAATGTTTGATGAAACCAAGTATGCTCAAATGGTTGCAGACAAATACAAAACAAATCATACAGCTTTTAGCCTTACTACGGATGATTTGTTTACGCACCTTTTTGAACTTATGGATTTCTTTGGAGAACCATTCGCTGATGCTTCTTCAATTCCTTTTTATATTCTAAGCCAAGAAACACGAAAACATGTTACAGTAGCACTCTCAGGTGATGGTGCCGATGAAATATTTGCAGGTTATAATAAGTACCAAGCTGAGTATAAAATGCGAGAGAATAGCTTAAAAGCTAGACTTTTGATGAATGCTTTGCCTTTGCTCAAGCCACTTCCAAAGAGTAGGCATACTTATCTGACGAATAAGTTTAGACAACTGCATAAGTTTTCTGAAGCAATGCATATGCTTCCTGCAGAGAGGTATTGGTATTTATGTTGTTGGACAAGTGAGAATCAAGTTGATCAGCTATTATCTAAAAGTGTCAGAAGTCGATTAGAACAAAGTATACTAGGACGAAGAAAAAGTGATTTCACATCATTAGTCCAAGGAAATGCTTTTAATGAAGTTCTATTGGCAGATATGAATTTATTATTGCCAAATGATATGCTTCAAAAAGCTGACTCTATGTCTATGGGAAATGCACTTGAGGTTCGTGTGCCATTCTTAGATCATAATGTAGTCGAATTTGCTTTTGGCTTACCTGATCATTACAAGCTTAATGGTAGTCAGAAGAAGAGAGTTTTAAGAGATGCCGTCAAGCCTTTATTACCTCCTGAGTTGTATAATAGACCAAAGCATGGTTTTGAAGTGCCATTAAAAGATGCTTATAAAAAACAACTTAGACACTGGATTGAACACGAAGCCTTAAATGATGGTTTTATAGAAGAACAAGGAATTTTCTCTGTTGAATATATCCGAAATGTAAAAAATCAAATATTCCATCAAAAGTATTTTGACCACAACCAAGTATGGGCTATTCTAGCCTTTCAATATTGGTGGAAAGGTACATTTGGATGA
- a CDS encoding NRDE family protein, which translates to MCTVTYLPYKDGFILTSNRDESIIRPKALTPAIESYKSEQLLFPKDPKGLGSWIGYSDHWDAVVLLNGGHQGHIPNPPYRQSRGLVVLDLLCNPHIKKFISSYNFQDIEPFTIVAIRKNELYSFVWDSKKISFNQLESNSHYIWSSSTLYKEDIRLKRQIWFQEWHTEQNGFYELDQIRDFHHFGGEGHHSEVLKMEKTEIQLKTVSITSILKTENQHFMLYEDLLSNAKYEAKLHESVQLIEV; encoded by the coding sequence ATGTGTACCGTTACGTATTTGCCGTATAAAGATGGCTTTATCTTAACAAGTAATAGAGACGAATCTATCATTCGCCCAAAAGCACTAACACCAGCTATTGAATCATATAAATCAGAACAGCTTCTTTTCCCTAAAGACCCTAAAGGTTTAGGTTCTTGGATTGGCTATTCTGATCATTGGGATGCCGTCGTTTTACTAAATGGAGGGCATCAAGGGCACATTCCCAATCCGCCGTACCGCCAAAGTAGAGGGCTTGTAGTCTTAGACTTACTTTGTAATCCTCACATCAAAAAATTTATTAGTTCTTATAATTTTCAAGATATTGAACCCTTTACTATTGTTGCTATACGCAAGAATGAATTGTATTCTTTTGTGTGGGATAGTAAAAAAATAAGCTTTAATCAGTTGGAGTCTAATAGCCATTATATTTGGTCTTCATCTACACTTTATAAGGAAGACATAAGGCTTAAGAGACAAATTTGGTTTCAAGAATGGCATACAGAACAAAATGGTTTTTATGAATTAGATCAAATCAGAGATTTTCATCATTTTGGTGGTGAAGGGCATCATTCTGAGGTTCTAAAAATGGAAAAAACCGAAATTCAACTTAAGACAGTCAGTATCACTTCTATTCTCAAAACTGAGAATCAACATTTCATGCTTTATGAAGATTTACTTAGCAATGCTAAATATGAAGCCAAACTGCATGAAAGTGTTCAATTGATAGAAGTATAA
- a CDS encoding ATP-grasp domain-containing protein produces the protein MRSFIIKIKAWEYWPWQVVYAPIFIYGTWLAIKARSAFFFSATNPGIQNGGLLGESKSAILKLIPQDFIPKTLLFPSEIQLHTITESLEKENLFYPLIAKPDVGERGRWVEKIENEKELSDYLQQIQIPFLIQEYIDYPLEVGIFYYRFPSATKGSVSSIVVKELLSVQGDGKSTLQELILDSPRAFLQWETLKYKYAEELNLVLERGEQKVLESIGNHCRGTKFINGNDFITTELENSIDHIAQQIDGFYYGRFDLRCTSWEDLYAGKNIKIMELNGAKAEPAHIYHPNFPINKAYKTLFKHWNILGKISAENHKNGVEYMSFKEGWEELRRYREILSLDQE, from the coding sequence ATGCGTAGTTTTATTATTAAAATAAAAGCTTGGGAATACTGGCCTTGGCAAGTTGTTTATGCACCTATCTTCATTTATGGAACTTGGCTCGCCATAAAAGCTAGATCGGCTTTCTTCTTTTCTGCAACTAATCCAGGTATTCAAAATGGTGGTTTATTAGGTGAATCAAAATCAGCTATCCTAAAGTTGATTCCACAAGATTTCATTCCAAAAACGCTCTTATTTCCTTCAGAGATTCAACTTCACACAATTACCGAATCTTTGGAGAAAGAAAACTTATTCTATCCTCTTATTGCAAAACCCGATGTTGGTGAAAGAGGAAGGTGGGTTGAAAAGATTGAAAATGAAAAAGAACTTTCAGATTATCTTCAACAGATTCAAATTCCATTTCTAATTCAAGAATACATCGACTATCCACTTGAAGTTGGTATTTTCTATTACAGATTTCCTTCAGCAACTAAAGGTTCTGTAAGTTCAATTGTAGTAAAAGAGCTGCTTTCAGTTCAAGGAGATGGAAAAAGTACACTACAAGAATTAATTTTAGATTCTCCTAGAGCATTTCTTCAATGGGAAACTTTAAAATATAAATATGCTGAGGAGCTAAATCTTGTATTAGAAAGGGGCGAACAGAAAGTACTTGAAAGTATTGGGAATCATTGTCGAGGAACAAAATTCATAAATGGGAATGATTTTATCACAACTGAATTAGAAAACTCAATTGACCACATAGCACAGCAAATTGATGGTTTTTATTATGGGCGTTTTGACTTGAGATGCACTTCTTGGGAAGATTTATATGCAGGAAAAAACATCAAGATTATGGAATTGAATGGTGCAAAAGCTGAACCTGCTCATATTTACCATCCAAATTTCCCGATAAATAAAGCCTATAAAACACTTTTTAAGCATTGGAATATTCTAGGAAAAATAAGTGCAGAAAATCATAAGAACGGTGTCGAATACATGAGTTTTAAAGAAGGTTGGGAAGAATTAAGAAGGTACCGTGAAATTTTAAGCCTTGACCAAGAATAA
- a CDS encoding FtsB family cell division protein has protein sequence MYNKLKELLFNLGQTILKNRYVLLTTTAFIWVLFFDSNSLLNRHKLNNQFKQLESEAEFYKNEIKELEKEIEALEKNPEALEKLAREKYLYQAEGETIYILKEKE, from the coding sequence ATGTATAATAAACTAAAAGAACTTTTATTTAACCTAGGTCAAACCATTCTGAAAAATAGGTATGTATTATTGACTACCACAGCCTTCATTTGGGTTCTTTTTTTTGATAGTAATAGCCTACTTAATAGACATAAGCTTAACAATCAGTTTAAACAACTAGAAAGTGAAGCTGAGTTTTACAAGAATGAAATCAAAGAGCTTGAAAAAGAAATTGAAGCTCTTGAGAAAAATCCAGAAGCCCTTGAAAAATTAGCGAGGGAAAAATACTTGTATCAAGCAGAAGGTGAAACGATTTACATCCTTAAAGAAAAGGAATAG
- a CDS encoding sensor histidine kinase, producing the protein MRKYIAQRNEKRSLQDATQRPIVLITLITIVILSTIWGTQEYKKFQNDIVELRLNYLDENKKRVVTVLNHSLKFLQHKKQQNEKILRESLEERIQESYVLIKHIYERFEGKKSREEILEIIKVALGNVEFNEGRGYFFIYGMDGTTVMTQNEGFVEGKSALDIQDKKGKYYIKEMINTCKKYGQGYVQYYVKIPRTPSEKQYPKYSYIKEFKPLNILIGAGEYLDNIISDIQETVLNRFSYQSGLEGNIFVLDKDLRFKLLDNNIYLKPRNDIRFKDIFIANPELSYTVSNFRKMVHQNQGATKYYNSLLYRKDENNELVRTNLYGVYIPEWKWIIGCKSDMADFSTIMLDEKEKLKQQLLYSFLQIGIITLTLMISLWWIINNMTNKIFEEIVEFATFFSTASERKAKIDIENLHFQEFKQLGALANNMIEEREESMKELQQAYNEIQTSEEELRQQSEMLQLTNDHLKSLLTQLKSTQNQLINSEKMASIGQLTAGIAHEINNPINFVTANIEPLKEDIQDLKEVLTVLEQLDKSTDKEKVIQEAIQLAEKAELDVIMPEIRALLDGISEGAERTKEIVAGLRNFARLDREGDFRAIDINEALEATLTILNSKLMRKGLVNVVKEYTPVPLVECLPGKINQVFINLLNNSIDAVSEDTGEIKLITSYDEENELVKIGFRDNGGGIPEPIINKIFDPFFTTKEIGQGKGLGLSISYGIIEQHGGEIQVKSKEGEDSFTCFTVVLPIVQSKLAEKE; encoded by the coding sequence ATGAGAAAGTATATAGCACAAAGAAATGAAAAACGGTCTTTACAAGATGCTACTCAAAGGCCTATCGTCTTAATCACTCTGATTACAATCGTGATTTTGTCAACTATTTGGGGTACGCAAGAGTATAAGAAATTCCAAAATGATATCGTTGAACTTAGACTAAATTACCTTGACGAAAATAAAAAGAGAGTTGTCACTGTACTAAACCATTCTTTAAAATTCCTTCAGCATAAAAAGCAACAAAATGAGAAGATTCTGAGAGAGTCTTTGGAAGAGCGGATTCAAGAATCTTATGTACTCATCAAGCATATTTATGAAAGATTTGAAGGGAAAAAGTCAAGAGAGGAAATACTAGAAATTATCAAGGTTGCTTTAGGGAATGTAGAGTTTAATGAAGGTCGAGGGTATTTCTTCATTTATGGAATGGATGGAACTACCGTGATGACCCAAAATGAAGGTTTTGTAGAAGGAAAGTCTGCCCTAGATATTCAAGACAAGAAAGGGAAGTATTACATCAAAGAGATGATTAATACCTGTAAAAAATATGGGCAGGGTTATGTGCAATATTATGTGAAAATTCCTAGAACGCCTTCTGAAAAACAGTATCCAAAGTATTCTTACATCAAAGAATTTAAACCATTAAATATTCTGATTGGTGCAGGTGAATATTTAGATAACATCATCAGTGACATTCAAGAAACTGTATTAAACCGATTTTCATACCAGTCGGGATTGGAAGGAAATATTTTTGTATTGGATAAGGATTTGAGATTCAAGCTTCTTGATAATAATATCTACCTAAAACCAAGAAATGATATAAGGTTTAAAGATATTTTTATAGCCAATCCAGAGCTCTCTTATACAGTTTCTAATTTCAGAAAGATGGTTCACCAAAATCAAGGAGCTACGAAGTATTACAATAGCTTATTGTATCGGAAAGATGAAAATAATGAGCTGGTAAGAACAAACCTATATGGGGTTTATATCCCTGAATGGAAATGGATAATCGGGTGTAAATCTGATATGGCGGATTTTAGTACTATAATGCTTGATGAGAAAGAAAAGTTGAAGCAACAGCTACTATATAGTTTTCTTCAAATCGGTATTATTACGCTGACTCTGATGATTTCATTGTGGTGGATTATCAATAATATGACCAATAAGATTTTCGAAGAAATTGTGGAGTTTGCGACTTTCTTTTCTACTGCATCTGAAAGAAAAGCAAAGATTGATATTGAAAATCTACATTTCCAAGAATTTAAGCAATTGGGTGCTCTTGCAAATAATATGATTGAGGAACGGGAAGAATCAATGAAAGAGCTTCAACAGGCTTATAATGAGATTCAGACCTCAGAAGAAGAACTTCGTCAACAATCTGAAATGTTGCAATTGACCAATGATCATTTGAAAAGTCTTTTAACTCAATTAAAATCGACTCAAAATCAATTGATCAATTCTGAAAAAATGGCCTCAATTGGTCAGCTGACAGCTGGTATTGCACATGAAATCAATAACCCTATAAATTTTGTGACAGCGAATATCGAACCTCTGAAAGAAGATATTCAAGATTTAAAAGAAGTCTTGACAGTTTTAGAGCAATTAGATAAAAGTACTGATAAGGAAAAGGTCATTCAAGAAGCAATTCAACTTGCAGAAAAAGCAGAGTTAGATGTAATCATGCCAGAAATTAGGGCTTTACTTGATGGTATAAGTGAAGGTGCTGAACGAACAAAAGAGATTGTAGCAGGCTTAAGAAACTTTGCTAGACTTGATAGAGAAGGAGATTTTAGAGCCATTGATATCAACGAAGCCTTGGAAGCAACATTAACTATTTTGAATAGTAAATTGATGCGAAAAGGATTGGTGAATGTAGTTAAAGAGTACACTCCAGTGCCATTAGTAGAATGTTTGCCTGGTAAAATCAATCAAGTTTTTATCAACTTACTAAACAACTCGATTGATGCGGTAAGTGAGGATACGGGAGAAATCAAATTGATCACATCTTACGACGAAGAAAATGAGCTTGTAAAAATAGGTTTTAGGGATAATGGAGGAGGAATTCCTGAGCCAATCATCAATAAAATATTTGACCCGTTTTTTACCACAAAAGAAATTGGACAAGGAAAAGGTCTAGGACTATCAATTTCTTACGGTATAATTGAACAGCATGGGGGCGAGATTCAAGTAAAAAGTAAGGAAGGAGAAGACTCATTTACTTGTTTTACTGTAGTTCTCCCAATTGTGCAATCCAAATTAGCTGAAAAGGAATAG